A genomic region of Thiohalophilus sp. contains the following coding sequences:
- a CDS encoding ISL3 family transposase, which translates to MMDETTLYEKILGIASPWFVSGIKFIEPDKTVEVHVELEADSPLRCPTCGRPTPRYDKRRRRWWHLDTCQFKTQVEADVPCVQCPEHGVQTIEVPWAQDNARYTVLFEAMVILLLKENTASAVSRQMGLSWNAVDGIMQRAVQRGLSRRGTPALAHLGIDEVAFQKRHEYVTVVNDAHGNVLHVADDRRGASLNDFYGQLSDAQKAQIQSISMDMWPAYIRATLEHIPDAEDKIAFDKFHVNQHLNQAVDAVRKQEHRQRMKQGDATLKGTKYGWLRNAADLRRQLRQELVQLSRVARQTGRAWAIKEHAKGLWHYLRRSWAERAWQQWYQWAIRSRLAPIKKVARMVKQHLWGIINAIVLNVINARAESINSKIKMLKDKARGFRNRARFKTTILFHFGGLSLMPRKYEMGTHYNR; encoded by the coding sequence ATGATGGATGAAACGACGTTATATGAAAAGATCCTGGGGATCGCCTCGCCCTGGTTTGTCAGCGGCATCAAATTCATTGAACCGGACAAGACGGTCGAGGTCCATGTTGAACTCGAAGCGGATTCGCCATTGCGTTGCCCGACCTGTGGTAGGCCAACACCGCGCTATGACAAGCGCCGGCGTCGTTGGTGGCACCTGGATACCTGCCAGTTCAAAACGCAGGTTGAGGCCGATGTTCCGTGTGTCCAATGTCCTGAACATGGCGTCCAGACCATCGAGGTCCCCTGGGCACAAGATAACGCTCGCTACACGGTCCTGTTTGAGGCGATGGTCATTCTGCTGTTGAAAGAGAACACCGCCTCCGCCGTCAGCCGACAGATGGGACTGAGCTGGAATGCCGTGGACGGCATCATGCAGCGCGCGGTACAGCGGGGCTTGTCCCGTCGGGGCACCCCGGCGTTAGCCCATCTGGGTATCGACGAGGTCGCCTTTCAAAAGCGCCATGAATACGTGACGGTGGTCAATGACGCCCATGGGAATGTCCTGCACGTGGCCGATGACCGCCGTGGCGCGAGCCTCAATGACTTCTATGGCCAGCTGAGCGACGCCCAAAAGGCGCAAATTCAGAGCATTTCGATGGACATGTGGCCAGCTTATATCCGTGCCACCCTCGAACATATCCCCGACGCCGAAGACAAAATCGCCTTCGATAAATTCCACGTCAACCAGCATCTCAACCAGGCCGTCGACGCGGTGCGCAAACAAGAGCACCGGCAACGCATGAAACAGGGCGATGCGACATTAAAGGGCACCAAGTACGGTTGGTTGCGCAACGCGGCCGACTTGAGACGCCAGCTGCGCCAGGAACTTGTGCAACTCAGTCGCGTGGCTCGCCAAACCGGTCGGGCCTGGGCCATCAAGGAACACGCCAAGGGGCTATGGCATTACCTGCGCCGTAGCTGGGCCGAGCGTGCCTGGCAGCAATGGTATCAGTGGGCCATTCGCAGCCGCCTGGCCCCGATCAAAAAAGTCGCGCGAATGGTCAAACAACACCTGTGGGGCATCATCAATGCCATCGTATTAAATGTAATCAATGCCCGGGCGGAGAGTATCAACAGCAAAATCAAAATGCTCAAAGACAAGGCGCGCGGCTTTCGAAATCGGGCGCGATTTAAAACCACCATCCTGTTTCATTTTGGTGGCCTATCGCTAATGCCCAGAAAATACGAGATGGGAACCCACTACAATCGGTGA
- a CDS encoding polysaccharide pyruvyl transferase family protein, which translates to MAGKQFFSSNNLGADLCVTQHRTHIGKLKFKRVRSACDLKKYDQIIYWGDFQNNPMWGGRDFARREIGNSDLNTVEEAFEYWKEFYLELGKQLPESTKIYSFGNCFLGMNQKLEDPGTKKSFEYFLQRTDGIVVRDTGSYQLIKSLFSELSQRVYQGYDVSSLLQTNTRPSKNKEPYFVWSFGRSDISADEAQRLVQNIESKLGIKAINIDWLKPELLFGLRHFFHGAFKKILNTIANSSFVLTDIYHMTLNCYNLRTPVIGIYKESRDTVQFGTLNDEKKKMLFEMVDGADFIFRIHGDEITAAETESICKCAKNILERPDFPARLFQAHKNRTNELENLILELMGFK; encoded by the coding sequence ATGGCCGGAAAACAGTTTTTTTCCTCTAATAATCTTGGTGCTGATCTATGTGTTACACAACATAGAACTCATATTGGAAAGTTAAAATTCAAACGAGTACGTTCGGCTTGCGACCTTAAAAAATATGATCAAATAATTTATTGGGGTGATTTTCAGAATAACCCGATGTGGGGTGGACGAGACTTTGCACGTCGAGAAATTGGGAATAGTGACTTAAATACAGTTGAAGAAGCATTTGAATACTGGAAAGAGTTTTACCTTGAATTAGGAAAACAATTACCAGAAAGTACTAAAATCTATAGTTTCGGAAATTGTTTTCTTGGTATGAACCAGAAACTCGAAGATCCTGGAACTAAAAAGAGCTTTGAGTACTTTTTACAACGTACTGATGGAATTGTAGTTCGTGACACAGGTTCATACCAGTTAATAAAGTCACTCTTTTCTGAACTTTCTCAAAGAGTTTACCAGGGCTACGACGTCTCTTCACTATTGCAAACAAATACGCGTCCATCAAAAAACAAAGAACCTTATTTTGTCTGGTCTTTCGGGCGGTCTGATATAAGTGCAGATGAAGCACAACGTCTTGTGCAAAACATTGAATCAAAACTGGGTATCAAGGCAATTAACATTGACTGGCTAAAGCCTGAATTACTTTTTGGTTTACGGCATTTTTTCCATGGCGCTTTTAAAAAAATACTCAATACAATTGCTAATTCTTCATTTGTGCTTACTGACATCTATCACATGACTCTCAATTGTTACAATTTAAGGACTCCTGTTATAGGTATATACAAAGAAAGTCGTGACACCGTCCAATTTGGAACATTAAATGATGAAAAAAAGAAAATGCTTTTTGAGATGGTTGATGGGGCTGATTTTATTTTTCGCATACATGGTGATGAAATTACCGCCGCAGAAACAGAAAGTATTTGCAAGTGTGCCAAGAATATACTTGAGAGACCGGATTTTCCAGCCAGGTTATTCCAGGCACATAAGAATAGAACGAACGAATTAGAAAACTTAATTTTAGAATTAATGGGGTTTAAGTAA
- a CDS encoding IS3 family transposase — translation MKYAFIREQAARYTVSRLCQILDVSASGYYDWRDRPESDRAKQNRALLSKITVFHRASRGIYGSPRIYRDLVESGEQVGENRVARLMRDNDIQSRMARKFVITTDSKNTQQPAPDQLQRQFNVTEPDKAWVSDTTFIPTREGWLYLAVILELYSRQILGWAMGDKNNAKLVQDALTMAVWRRGKVDSVIVHSDQGTTYASGDYQRLLKYNKLLCSMSRKGECLDNAVAESFFGTLKTELVDHEDYRTKDQAKRSLFEYMEIFYNKRRRHSYLGYVSPVDYEARFAS, via the coding sequence GTGAAGTACGCGTTCATACGAGAGCAAGCGGCTCGTTATACGGTGAGCCGGCTGTGCCAGATATTGGACGTCTCTGCCAGCGGTTACTACGACTGGCGGGATCGTCCGGAGAGTGACCGGGCCAAACAGAATCGGGCACTGCTGAGTAAGATCACGGTGTTTCACCGGGCCAGTCGCGGGATCTACGGATCACCCCGTATTTATCGCGACCTGGTTGAATCGGGGGAGCAAGTCGGTGAGAACCGCGTGGCCCGCCTGATGCGTGATAATGACATTCAGTCCCGGATGGCGAGAAAATTTGTGATCACCACCGATTCAAAGAATACACAGCAGCCGGCGCCAGACCAACTACAGCGTCAGTTCAACGTCACTGAACCGGATAAGGCCTGGGTCTCGGATACCACGTTCATCCCGACCCGAGAGGGCTGGTTGTACCTGGCGGTTATCCTTGAACTCTATTCCCGCCAGATACTGGGCTGGGCCATGGGTGACAAGAACAACGCGAAACTGGTGCAGGATGCGCTGACCATGGCCGTGTGGCGTCGAGGTAAAGTCGACTCTGTCATCGTCCACTCCGATCAGGGCACCACTTATGCCTCGGGCGATTACCAGCGGCTGCTGAAGTATAACAAGCTGCTGTGTAGCATGAGCCGTAAAGGAGAGTGCCTGGACAACGCCGTCGCCGAGAGTTTCTTCGGGACGTTGAAAACAGAACTAGTCGATCATGAAGATTACCGAACCAAAGACCAGGCCAAACGCAGCTTGTTCGAGTACATGGAAATCTTCTATAACAAACGGCGGCGTCACTCTTACCTGGGTTACGTCAGTCCGGTAGACTATGAGGCGAGGTTCGCCTCTTAA
- a CDS encoding transposase has translation MTRKRNPYKTYTKEFKAEAVKLMEESDRPAAEIALELGVRRNQLYKWKEQLQAKGEQAFSGQRGRPKKENQSEVTTLRQENERLKEEVEILKKATAYFAKDHS, from the coding sequence ATGACGAGAAAACGCAATCCCTACAAGACGTACACCAAGGAATTTAAGGCCGAGGCGGTGAAGCTAATGGAAGAGTCCGATCGTCCCGCTGCTGAGATTGCCCTGGAACTGGGAGTCCGCCGCAATCAGCTTTACAAATGGAAAGAACAGCTGCAGGCCAAAGGTGAGCAGGCCTTTTCCGGCCAACGGGGTCGGCCAAAGAAAGAGAACCAGTCCGAGGTGACCACCTTGCGCCAGGAGAACGAGCGTCTGAAGGAGGAGGTCGAGATTTTAAAAAAGGCCACGGCGTACTTTGCGAAGGACCATTCGTGA
- a CDS encoding IS256 family transposase, with the protein MKKQINFDMDAALKALREGQDLSGKDGVLTPLIKQLTEAAMQAELETHLDAQETPNRKNGSTSKTMKSAAGPFELDTPRDRAGTFEPQLVKKHQTHLTDELERKVIALFALGMSYQDIRDHIGDMYGIALSNGTLNAVTDKLLPELAAWRERDLEAIYPIVWLDAIHYKIKENGRYVSKAIYTILGLNIDGKKELLGLYLSDTEGAHHWLSVLTDLHNRGVKDILIACVDGLKGFPEAIESLYPDTEIQHCIIHQIRNSLKYVGSKNHKAFMADLKTVYKAATLNAAETALDELEAKWGDKYPMVIQSWRSKWPTLSAYFKYPDYVRTAIYTTNAVEAVHRQFRKLTKTKGGFANENSLLKLLYAGILKASERWTHPVKNWNLTLSQLAIHFEGRLEKHIEL; encoded by the coding sequence ATGAAAAAACAAATCAACTTCGACATGGATGCGGCGCTCAAGGCGTTGCGTGAAGGCCAGGACCTCAGTGGCAAGGACGGGGTCCTCACCCCGCTGATCAAGCAGCTCACCGAAGCGGCCATGCAAGCCGAGCTGGAGACGCATCTGGACGCCCAAGAGACGCCCAATCGCAAAAATGGCAGCACCTCAAAAACCATGAAAAGCGCCGCCGGGCCATTTGAGTTGGACACCCCTCGCGACCGGGCCGGGACCTTTGAGCCGCAGCTGGTCAAAAAGCACCAGACACATCTGACCGATGAGCTCGAACGCAAGGTCATTGCGTTGTTTGCTCTGGGTATGAGCTATCAGGACATCCGCGACCACATTGGTGACATGTACGGCATCGCGCTGTCCAATGGCACCCTCAATGCCGTCACCGACAAGCTCCTGCCCGAGCTGGCCGCCTGGCGGGAACGGGACCTGGAGGCCATCTATCCGATTGTCTGGCTCGACGCCATCCATTACAAAATCAAGGAGAACGGCCGGTATGTTAGCAAGGCCATCTACACCATCCTGGGCCTGAACATCGACGGCAAAAAAGAGCTGCTGGGCCTGTATCTGTCGGACACCGAAGGCGCCCACCACTGGCTGAGCGTGCTCACCGATCTGCATAACCGGGGTGTCAAGGACATTCTGATCGCCTGCGTGGACGGCCTCAAGGGCTTTCCCGAGGCCATCGAAAGCCTCTACCCCGATACCGAGATCCAGCACTGCATCATTCACCAGATCCGAAACTCGCTAAAGTACGTCGGCTCGAAAAATCACAAAGCCTTCATGGCCGATCTCAAAACCGTCTATAAAGCCGCCACCCTCAATGCCGCCGAGACAGCCCTGGATGAACTGGAAGCCAAATGGGGTGACAAGTACCCCATGGTGATCCAGTCCTGGCGCAGTAAATGGCCTACGCTATCGGCCTATTTCAAATATCCGGACTACGTGCGCACCGCCATTTACACCACCAATGCCGTCGAAGCCGTGCATCGTCAGTTCCGCAAGCTGACCAAAACCAAGGGCGGGTTCGCCAATGAAAACAGCTTACTCAAATTACTCTATGCCGGTATACTCAAGGCGTCCGAGCGCTGGACGCACCCGGTGAAAAACTGGAACCTGACCCTCTCGCAACTGGCGATCCATTTTGAGGGCAGGCTGGAAAAACATATTGAGCTATAA
- a CDS encoding nucleotidyl transferase AbiEii/AbiGii toxin family protein — protein sequence MSIVDVENWVEATDNNNELVFRQAAHTVLVAVSNSAFLNQRMYMKGGILLSLIYNGIRHTRDIDFSTSQKVSGFDEGEFLEELKRELASAVESLPYGLDCRIQSHEMRPPATAGHTQPTYKIKIGYAYKGDKAKHKRLLNGRSPAIVEVDYSFNEPNYEHTAEVELDNGGHILVYSLIDLLAEKIRSILQQEARNRVRRQDAYDLYCLLEQIGELSDARKNEVLNSLLLKAEARALEVNKGSMNNPEIRKRSEAEYKQLESEIEGELPSFEVVYERVTRL from the coding sequence GTGTCAATTGTTGATGTTGAGAATTGGGTTGAGGCTACTGATAACAATAATGAATTAGTGTTTCGACAGGCAGCGCATACCGTGTTAGTTGCTGTTTCAAATTCTGCTTTTTTAAATCAACGCATGTATATGAAAGGCGGTATATTATTGTCGCTTATTTATAATGGCATACGCCATACGCGTGATATTGATTTCTCAACATCTCAGAAAGTTTCTGGGTTTGATGAAGGTGAATTCTTAGAGGAGCTTAAGCGGGAGTTAGCTTCAGCAGTAGAATCACTTCCTTATGGATTGGATTGCAGAATACAATCTCATGAAATGAGACCGCCAGCAACTGCTGGGCATACACAGCCAACATATAAAATTAAGATTGGTTATGCTTATAAAGGTGACAAAGCGAAACATAAGCGTCTATTGAATGGACGATCTCCAGCAATAGTAGAGGTAGATTATAGTTTTAATGAACCAAATTATGAGCATACAGCAGAAGTTGAGCTTGATAATGGCGGTCATATCTTAGTATATAGTTTAATAGATTTGTTGGCCGAGAAAATTAGATCAATATTGCAACAAGAGGCAAGAAATAGAGTGCGGAGGCAAGACGCATATGATTTATATTGTTTATTAGAACAGATCGGAGAATTAAGTGATGCGCGAAAGAATGAGGTTCTTAATAGTTTATTGCTCAAGGCAGAGGCTAGAGCGTTAGAGGTAAATAAAGGCAGTATGAATAACCCGGAAATTAGAAAACGATCAGAAGCTGAATATAAACAACTAGAAAGTGAAATTGAAGGTGAATTGCCTAGTTTTGAAGTTGTATATGAAAGAGTTACGAGACTGTAA
- a CDS encoding IS256 family transposase, whose translation MSRRTKTKTDLDPQLEELVKAVKTPEQLAALTQQLQQKAFEAMLEGEMTDHLGYPKHATAGHNTGNSRNGYSAKTLKGEQGALTLDVPRDRNGEFEPLIIPKGQTRLPMFNDKILALYSRGMSTRDIVAMLLELYGVEVSPTLISQVTAQVIEEVQQWQCRPLDEIYPIVYLDCIHIKIRQDKRVSNKAIYLALGINLDGQKELLGLWLNENEGAKFWLSVLTELQQRGVRDIFIAAVDGLTGFPEAINTVYPKTKIQLCIVHMVRNSLKFVAWKQRKAVAADLKKIYTSLTVAEAEQELDAFAARWDDQFPSISASWRRHWPNLITLFDYPDDIRRVIYTTNAIESLNSVIRKAVKNRKVFPNDESALKVVYLAIQAASKKWTMPIHHWKNALNRFMIEFPDRMPEQF comes from the coding sequence ATGAGCAGAAGAACAAAAACCAAAACCGATCTCGACCCGCAGCTTGAAGAACTGGTCAAGGCAGTCAAAACGCCAGAACAGCTTGCCGCATTGACCCAGCAGCTTCAGCAAAAAGCCTTTGAGGCCATGCTCGAAGGCGAGATGACTGACCATCTCGGCTATCCCAAGCACGCCACAGCCGGCCACAACACCGGCAACAGCCGTAACGGGTATAGCGCCAAAACCCTCAAAGGCGAACAGGGCGCACTGACCCTCGATGTGCCTCGAGACCGTAACGGCGAGTTTGAGCCGCTCATTATTCCCAAGGGGCAGACGCGTCTGCCGATGTTCAACGATAAAATCCTGGCGCTCTACAGTCGGGGCATGAGTACCCGCGATATCGTTGCCATGCTACTAGAGCTCTACGGCGTCGAGGTTTCCCCTACGCTCATCTCCCAGGTCACCGCGCAGGTGATTGAGGAAGTGCAGCAGTGGCAGTGCCGACCGCTGGACGAGATCTATCCCATCGTCTATCTGGACTGCATCCACATCAAGATCCGCCAGGACAAGCGGGTCAGCAACAAGGCCATCTATCTGGCGCTGGGTATCAACCTGGACGGCCAGAAAGAACTGCTGGGGCTCTGGCTCAATGAGAACGAGGGGGCTAAGTTCTGGTTGTCCGTGTTGACCGAACTCCAGCAGCGGGGTGTCCGGGATATCTTTATCGCCGCCGTGGACGGTCTGACCGGCTTCCCCGAGGCGATCAATACCGTCTACCCCAAAACAAAAATCCAGCTGTGTATCGTCCACATGGTGCGCAACTCGCTGAAGTTCGTGGCCTGGAAACAGCGCAAGGCGGTCGCCGCGGATTTGAAAAAGATCTACACCTCCCTGACGGTGGCCGAAGCCGAGCAGGAGCTCGACGCCTTTGCGGCTCGCTGGGATGATCAGTTCCCGTCGATCAGTGCCAGCTGGCGGCGACACTGGCCCAACCTGATTACCCTGTTCGACTATCCGGATGACATCCGTCGGGTGATCTACACGACCAACGCCATCGAATCACTGAACAGCGTGATCCGCAAGGCGGTCAAAAATCGCAAGGTTTTCCCTAACGATGAATCCGCCCTCAAGGTCGTCTACCTGGCCATCCAGGCGGCATCGAAAAAATGGACCATGCCCATTCACCATTGGAAGAACGCGCTCAATCGCTTTATGATTGAATTCCCGGACAGAATGCCGGAGCAGTTCTAA